The following coding sequences are from one Rutidosis leptorrhynchoides isolate AG116_Rl617_1_P2 chromosome 11, CSIRO_AGI_Rlap_v1, whole genome shotgun sequence window:
- the LOC139874546 gene encoding receptor-like protein 9DC3 produces the protein MNLGDNDFRGTIPNTLGYSGTLQGLILKGNNLQGELQNSLSNCHHLEVLDLENNLNGTFPDWLGRLSNLFVGQLQEKFFQNFDAMKHVIRGSAMPEYLNISGIDNKFEGDIPNVIGNLISLKVLNLSHNNLKGEIPNALGNLLEIESLDLSCNRLTGEIPKSIAGITNLEYLNLSENNLVGRIPDGTQFSTFDMTSFQGNPKLCGFPLPKCSEHPQLEDDEEEDVVYNGFTWRVVMMGYGCGTFVGLIMGYIMLSTRRPKWFNDIADAGVHLIQKRKKVMHGVGLFGIDYAKLDTYPCFVF, from the exons ATGAATTTGGGGGATAACGATTTCCGTGGCACGATTCCAAACACGCTTGGATATAGTGGAACCTTACAAGGTCTTATTTTGAAGGGAAATAATTTACAAGGAGAGTTGCAAAATTCTTTATCCAATTGTCATCATTTGGAAGTTCTTGATTTGGAAAACAACTTAAATGGTACATTCCCAGATTGGTTGGGACGTCTTTCGAACCT GTTTGTGGGACAACTTCAGGAAAAATTCTTTCAAAATTTCGATGCCATGAAGCATGTTATAAGAGGTAGCGCAATGCCTGAATATTTGAACATTTCTGGCATTGA TAACAAGTTTGAAGGAGATATTCCAAATGTCATTGGTAATCTTATTTCACTGAAAGTGCTCAACTTATCCCACAACAACCTTAAAGGCGAAATTCCGAATGCTCTAGGGAATCTCTTAGAGATTGAATCTTTAGACTTATCTTGTAACCGACTAACAGGAGAGATCCCTAAAAGCATTGCCGGTATTACAAACCTTGAATATCTAAATCTCTCTGAAAACAACCTTGTGGGTCGTATTCCGGACGGAACACAATTTAGCACTTTCGACATGACCTCGTTTCAAGGTAATCCAAAACTCTGTGGATTTCCGTTGCCCAAATGCAGTGAGCATCCACAACTTGAAGATGACGAAGAAGAAGATGTTGTCTACAATGGTTTCACATGGAGAGTTGTTATGATGGGATATGGATGTGGAACCTTTGTTGGGCTGATCATGGGATATATTATGTTATCAACCAGAAGACCAAAGTGGTTTAATGATATTGCTGATGCTGGAGTACATTTAATCCAAAAAAG GAAGAAGGTTATGCATGGAGTTGGGTTGTTTGGAATAGACTATGCTAAGTTGGATACATATCCTTGTTTTGTATtttga